One stretch of Nitrosococcus watsonii C-113 DNA includes these proteins:
- the truD gene encoding tRNA pseudouridine(13) synthase TruD has translation MEADEAGQQVLAYGGDPPLATALLRCRPEDFQVVEELPFALSGEGEHVWLLLCKRNTNTVWLARQLARMAGVRPVDVGYAGLKDRHALTTQWFSVNLSGKKEPAWATALESVAVQVLKVIRHSRKLQRGALRGNRFLLTLRRFQGNREVVCDRLAQIKATGIPNYFGPQRFGRGGQNLAQAQRWFSGGKPPRERYLRGLLLSAARAFLFNRVLSERVQAANWQQPLPGEALILDGSHGFFVAESIDEALQARVRRFDCHPSGPLWGRGESLTKRMSRALEEEVLADYALWREGLEQAGLKQERRSLRLMVADLEWSFPATDSLQLHFRLPAGAYATTVLREVVRTQEAVGQSFLLDE, from the coding sequence ATGGAGGCGGATGAGGCTGGGCAGCAAGTGCTTGCCTATGGCGGAGATCCGCCTTTGGCAACCGCCCTGCTCCGGTGCCGTCCAGAAGACTTCCAGGTGGTGGAAGAACTTCCCTTCGCTCTCTCTGGGGAGGGGGAGCATGTCTGGCTTTTACTTTGTAAACGTAACACTAATACTGTCTGGTTGGCGCGCCAGCTTGCCCGCATGGCCGGGGTGCGGCCAGTAGATGTGGGTTACGCAGGGTTAAAGGATCGTCATGCCCTGACCACTCAATGGTTTAGTGTTAATTTGAGCGGAAAAAAAGAGCCAGCCTGGGCTACAGCGCTAGAGTCTGTGGCGGTTCAAGTGCTTAAGGTGATCCGCCATTCCCGAAAATTGCAGCGAGGCGCCCTCAGGGGAAATCGTTTTCTGTTGACCTTGCGCCGTTTCCAGGGCAATCGGGAGGTCGTTTGTGACCGCCTAGCACAGATTAAAGCCACCGGGATTCCCAATTACTTCGGGCCGCAGCGTTTTGGCCGGGGGGGCCAGAATCTGGCTCAAGCGCAGCGCTGGTTTAGTGGGGGCAAACCACCCAGGGAGCGTTATTTACGGGGACTGCTGCTCTCGGCAGCACGTGCTTTTTTATTTAATAGGGTTTTGTCGGAGCGCGTTCAGGCGGCTAATTGGCAGCAACCACTTCCAGGCGAGGCGCTTATCCTGGATGGCAGCCATGGCTTTTTTGTAGCGGAGAGCATAGATGAAGCCTTGCAAGCCCGGGTGAGGCGCTTCGACTGCCATCCTAGCGGCCCTTTATGGGGGCGAGGGGAATCTCTCACTAAGAGGATGAGCAGGGCTCTTGAGGAAGAGGTATTGGCGGATTACGCATTATGGCGGGAAGGTCTGGAGCAGGCAGGTTTAAAGCAAGAGCGCCGTAGTTTGCGTTTAATGGTAGCCGATTTGGAATGGTCTTTTCCTGCTACGGATAGCTTGCAGCTTCATTTTCGTTTACCCGCTGGGGCTTATGCCACCACCGTATTGCGGGAAGTGGTCAGGACCCAAGAGGCGGTGGGACAGTCTTTCCTTTTAGATGAATAA
- the ispF gene encoding 2-C-methyl-D-erythritol 2,4-cyclodiphosphate synthase, which yields MRIGHGFDAHRFGSTGKLVLGGVEIPHEQGLIAHSDGDVVIHALCDALLGGAALGDIGRHFPDTSAEFKNADSQTLLHRVMVLLKEHGFKVSNGDMTIIAQVPKLAPYLPAMRETLALVLGLPLQRFNIKATTTERMGSIGREEGIAAHAVVLLLEEK from the coding sequence ATGAGAATTGGGCATGGTTTTGACGCCCATCGCTTTGGTTCGACGGGAAAGTTGGTTTTGGGGGGTGTAGAGATTCCCCATGAGCAAGGTTTAATCGCCCATTCTGATGGTGATGTGGTAATTCACGCCCTGTGCGATGCTTTATTGGGCGGTGCGGCTTTGGGCGATATCGGGCGCCATTTTCCGGACACTAGCGCTGAGTTTAAGAATGCGGACAGCCAAACATTGCTTCATCGGGTGATGGTCTTGCTGAAGGAACACGGGTTTAAGGTAAGTAACGGGGATATGACGATTATAGCGCAGGTTCCCAAGTTGGCCCCTTATCTTCCAGCCATGCGTGAAACCCTGGCTCTTGTGCTTGGATTACCTCTGCAGCGTTTCAATATTAAGGCGACTACTACGGAAAGAATGGGCTCCATTGGGCGGGAGGAAGGTATCGCGGCCCATGCGGTAGTATTATTGCTGGAAGAAAAATAA
- the ispD gene encoding 2-C-methyl-D-erythritol 4-phosphate cytidylyltransferase, whose translation MSSSYWAVVPAAGVGKRMEADIPKQYLPLRGKTVIEHTLARLLQHPRIQAVVVAVSSEDRWWSGRLFQDNERIIRVAGGAERCHSVCNGLEALMSLAATKDWILVHDAARPCLRKEDIDRLIETLHDHPVGGLLALPISDTVKRADAGGTVLETVDRKGLWRAMTPQMFPLAKLYQSLREAIAAGVQVTDEASAMEWAGFSPRLIEGYSDNIKITHPQDLAQAEVFLKRQERGE comes from the coding sequence ATGAGTTCCAGCTATTGGGCGGTGGTGCCGGCTGCCGGGGTAGGGAAGCGCATGGAGGCCGATATTCCCAAGCAATATCTTCCCCTTAGGGGCAAGACGGTCATTGAGCATACTCTGGCCAGGCTGTTGCAGCATCCCCGTATTCAGGCAGTTGTGGTAGCCGTCTCTTCCGAAGATAGGTGGTGGTCCGGACGCCTTTTCCAGGATAATGAGCGTATTATAAGGGTGGCAGGTGGTGCGGAACGATGTCATTCAGTCTGCAATGGATTGGAGGCTTTGATGTCCTTAGCGGCGACTAAGGATTGGATTCTGGTGCATGATGCGGCCCGGCCTTGCCTGCGGAAAGAAGATATTGACCGCTTGATAGAGACTCTCCACGATCATCCCGTGGGAGGATTATTGGCGTTGCCCATCAGCGATACCGTCAAGCGCGCCGATGCAGGAGGAACCGTGCTGGAAACAGTTGATCGGAAAGGGTTGTGGCGGGCTATGACGCCCCAGATGTTTCCCCTTGCAAAGCTCTATCAATCCTTACGGGAAGCGATTGCCGCTGGTGTGCAAGTGACCGACGAGGCTAGCGCAATGGAGTGGGCTGGATTTTCCCCCCGGCTGATAGAAGGATATTCGGATAATATCAAGATTACCCACCCCCAGGATTTGGCCCAGGCGGAGGTCTTTTTGAAACGGCAGGAGCGTGGAGAATGA